In a genomic window of [Empedobacter] haloabium:
- a CDS encoding response regulator has product MTAQACNSLAALAEHDWSRATIGHPDTWPPALRLTMDIILSVPLPMLVMWGRQQVMLYNDAYVDLVGPAQQPAPGGRVPAMQPSAWSWNPAAIEGCWAGRTLAFPGATLRLWRHDGISEQRFDLTYTPLRDAERVVQGILCTLAPPAATGAPAAARMLRMLVVEDNLDAQYLVCEMLRAFGHEVDAVASGEAALERLRRGDIEVLFSDVSLPGISGIELARRAVAAQPGLQVIFASGYGTAVTQQLDFKTEAIQKPYEIEQLQAILERVGARIPA; this is encoded by the coding sequence ATGACTGCACAAGCCTGCAACAGCCTGGCCGCGCTGGCCGAACACGACTGGTCACGTGCGACCATCGGCCACCCGGACACCTGGCCGCCTGCGCTGCGCCTGACCATGGACATCATCCTCAGCGTGCCGCTGCCGATGCTCGTCATGTGGGGCCGGCAGCAGGTGATGCTGTATAACGATGCCTACGTCGACCTGGTGGGACCGGCGCAGCAGCCGGCACCCGGCGGCCGCGTGCCGGCCATGCAGCCGTCGGCCTGGAGCTGGAACCCCGCCGCCATCGAGGGCTGCTGGGCCGGCCGCACCCTCGCCTTCCCCGGCGCCACGCTGCGCCTGTGGCGCCACGACGGCATCAGCGAACAGCGTTTCGACCTCACCTATACGCCGCTGCGCGACGCGGAGCGCGTCGTGCAGGGCATCCTGTGCACGCTGGCGCCACCGGCCGCGACCGGCGCCCCGGCGGCCGCCCGCATGCTGCGCATGCTGGTCGTGGAAGACAACCTGGACGCGCAATACCTGGTATGCGAAATGCTGCGCGCGTTCGGCCATGAGGTGGACGCCGTGGCCAGCGGCGAGGCGGCGCTGGAACGGCTGCGGCGCGGCGATATCGAAGTATTGTTTTCCGACGTCAGCCTGCCCGGCATCTCCGGCATCGAACTGGCGCGCCGCGCCGTGGCCGCACAGCCCGGCCTGCAGGTGATCTTCGCCTCCGGCTACGGCACGGCGGTGACGCAGCAGCTCGACTTCAAGACCGAGGCGATCCAGAAGCCATACGAGATCGAGCAACTGCAGGCGATCCTGGAACGGGTGGGCGCGCGCATTCCGGCCTGA
- a CDS encoding alpha-hydroxy acid oxidase — protein sequence MTIITSIEDLRVLAKRRVPRMFYDYADSGSWTESTYRANSSDFARIQFRQRVAVDMSNRTLATTMVGQDVTMPVALAPTGLTGMQHADGEILAARAAEKAGVPFTLSTMSICSIEDVAAHTSKPFWFQLYVMKDRDFINRLIDRAKAANCSALVLTLDLQVLGQRHKDVRNGLSAPPRLTLPNLVNMASKPRWCLGMLGTRRRYFGNIVGHAPKVADMSSLSSWTAQQFDLTLSWRDVEWIKQRWGGKLIIKGIMDAEDARLAVASGADALIVSNHGGRQLDGAPSSIAALPAIVDAVGDAIEVHFDGGIRSGQDVIKAVALGARGVYIGRAFLYGLGAMGEAGVTRCLDIIRNELDITMAFCGLRDVRDVTRDILLPGTFPR from the coding sequence ATGACCATCATCACCTCCATCGAAGACCTGCGCGTGCTGGCCAAGCGGCGCGTGCCCCGCATGTTCTACGACTACGCCGATTCCGGCTCCTGGACCGAGTCCACCTACCGCGCCAACAGCAGCGACTTCGCCCGCATCCAGTTCCGCCAGCGCGTCGCCGTCGACATGAGCAACCGCACGCTGGCCACCACCATGGTCGGCCAGGACGTGACGATGCCGGTGGCGCTGGCGCCGACCGGCCTGACCGGCATGCAGCATGCGGACGGCGAGATCCTGGCCGCGCGCGCCGCCGAAAAGGCCGGCGTGCCGTTCACGCTGTCGACCATGAGCATCTGCTCGATCGAGGACGTGGCCGCGCACACCAGCAAGCCGTTCTGGTTCCAGCTGTACGTGATGAAGGACCGCGATTTCATCAACCGCCTGATCGACCGCGCCAAGGCCGCCAACTGCTCGGCGCTGGTGCTGACCCTGGACCTGCAGGTGCTGGGCCAGCGCCACAAGGACGTGCGCAACGGCCTGTCGGCGCCGCCGCGCCTGACCTTGCCGAACCTGGTCAACATGGCCAGCAAGCCGCGCTGGTGCCTGGGCATGCTGGGCACGCGGCGGCGCTACTTCGGCAATATCGTCGGCCACGCACCCAAGGTGGCGGACATGTCGTCGTTGTCGTCGTGGACCGCGCAGCAGTTCGACCTGACCCTGTCGTGGCGCGACGTGGAATGGATCAAGCAGCGCTGGGGCGGCAAGTTGATCATCAAGGGCATCATGGACGCGGAGGACGCCCGCCTGGCCGTGGCCAGCGGGGCCGACGCGCTGATCGTGTCGAACCACGGCGGCCGCCAGCTCGATGGCGCGCCCTCGTCGATCGCGGCGCTGCCAGCCATCGTCGATGCGGTCGGCGACGCCATCGAGGTGCACTTCGATGGCGGCATCCGTTCCGGCCAGGACGTCATCAAGGCCGTGGCGCTGGGCGCGCGCGGTGTCTACATCGGCCGCGCCTTCCTGTATGGGCTGGGCGCGATGGGCGAGGCGGGCGTGACGCGCTGCCTCGACATCATCCGCAACGAGCTCGATATCACGATGGCCTTCTGCGGCCTGCGCGACGTGCGCGACGTCACGCGCGACATCCTGTTGCCGGGGACGTTCCCCCGTTAA
- the bla gene encoding class A beta-lactamase, with translation MTLSRHRRLLLAAAALPLLPSLSLAKPPAAPSAFAALERKFKGRVGVAAIDTASGKVIGNRQDERFPFCSTFKTIVAAAVLARSATEPGFLGKRLRYTQADIKPHSPVSEKHVEAGMTAAELCAATIQYSDNAAANILMRELGGPAAITAYARTLGDTTFRLDRWETELNSAIPGDERDTTTPLAMARTLQKLLVGDGLPPAQRQQLKDWMVGNTTGATRIRAGVPKGAVVADKTGTSGSYGVANDMGVIYLPQRAPIVLVVFTHGATEQAEARSESVAEATSVALRELAPARLARAD, from the coding sequence ATGACCCTGTCCCGCCACCGCCGGCTCCTGCTTGCCGCCGCCGCCCTGCCGTTGCTGCCGAGCCTGTCGCTGGCCAAGCCACCGGCCGCCCCATCCGCTTTCGCCGCATTGGAACGCAAGTTCAAGGGGCGGGTCGGCGTGGCCGCCATCGACACCGCCAGCGGCAAGGTCATCGGCAACCGCCAGGACGAGCGCTTCCCCTTCTGCAGCACCTTCAAGACCATCGTCGCGGCGGCCGTGCTGGCGCGCAGCGCGACCGAACCCGGCTTCCTGGGCAAGCGCCTGCGCTACACCCAGGCCGACATCAAGCCGCATTCGCCGGTGAGCGAAAAGCACGTGGAAGCCGGCATGACGGCCGCCGAACTGTGCGCCGCCACGATCCAGTACAGCGACAACGCGGCCGCCAACATCCTGATGCGCGAGCTGGGCGGACCGGCCGCCATCACGGCCTATGCGCGCACCCTGGGCGACACGACCTTCCGCCTCGACCGCTGGGAAACGGAGCTGAACTCCGCCATCCCGGGCGACGAGCGCGACACGACCACGCCGCTGGCGATGGCGCGCACCCTGCAAAAACTGCTGGTCGGCGACGGCCTGCCGCCGGCGCAGCGGCAACAGCTGAAGGACTGGATGGTGGGGAACACGACCGGCGCCACGCGCATCCGCGCCGGCGTGCCGAAAGGCGCGGTCGTGGCCGACAAGACCGGCACCAGCGGCAGCTACGGCGTCGCCAACGACATGGGCGTGATCTACCTGCCGCAGCGCGCGCCGATCGTGCTGGTGGTATTCACGCATGGGGCGACCGAGCAGGCCGAGGCGCGCAGCGAGAGCGTGGCCGAGGCCACGAGCGTCGCCCTGCGCGAGCTGGCGCCGGCGCGCCTGGCACGCGCGGATTAA